In Miscanthus floridulus cultivar M001 chromosome 5, ASM1932011v1, whole genome shotgun sequence, one genomic interval encodes:
- the LOC136450149 gene encoding ATP-dependent zinc metalloprotease FTSH 9, chloroplastic/mitochondrial-like isoform X2, translated as MSALQASLLLRPLPSPLPPRRRLSLPSASASFPRGAHTPRRAPLRLRALVPGAPEPDASEPPAAASSAATAAAEAEPEPEPEPEATTAAQPAAMSGKEELVEKVRAWAMAVAAAVVAAVRRFVDWLASRDWMSWWPFWRPDRRLQQLIDEADANPNDAAKQSALLHELNKFSPEDVIKRFEQRSHAVDSRGAAEYLRALILTNSIADYLPDEQSGRSASLPALLQELKQRVSGNEDKPFMNPGISEKQPLHVVMVDPKSTGRSTRFAQEIFSTILFTIAVGVMWVMGAAALQKYIGSLGGIGASGVGSSSSYSPKEINKDIMPEKNVKTFKDVKGCDDAKKELEEVVEYLKNPSKFTRLGGKLPKGILLTGAPGTGKTLLAKAIAGEAGVPFFYRAGSEFEEMFVGVGARRVRSLFQAAKKKAPCIVFIDEIDAVGSTRKQWEGHTKKTLHQLLVEMDGFEQNEGIIVMAATNLPDILDPALTRPGRFDRHIVVPSPDVRGRQEILELYLQDKPVANDVDINAIARSTPGFNGADLANLVNIAAIKAAVEGADKLTATQLEFAKDRIIMGTERKSMFISDESRKLTAYHESGHAIVALNTQGAHPIHKATILPRGSALGMVTQLPSQDETSISKKQLLARLDVCMGGRVAEELIFGEDNVTTGARNDLHTATELAQYMVSNCGMSEAIGPVHVKERPSVEMQSRIDAEVVKLLREAYGRVKRLLKKHEKQLHALANALLEHETLTADEINKVVNPYQEEPQFSFQDEEFALT; from the exons ATGAGCGCGCTCCAGgcctccctcctcctccgcccGCTCCCCTCGCCACTGCCCCCGCGCCGCCGGCTTTCGCttccctccgcctccgcctctttCCCCCGCGGTGCCCACACGCCCCGCCGTGCCCCGCTCCGCCTCCGCGCATTGGTCCCCGGCGCGCCGGAGCCCGACGCCTCCGAGCCGCCCGCGGCTGCGTCCTCggccgcgacggcggcggcggaggctgagcccgagccggagccggagccggaggccACGACGGCGGCGCAGCCCGCCGCGATGAGCGGGAAGGAGGAGCTGGTGGAAAAGGTTAGGGCCTGGGCCATGGCGGTCGCGGCCGCGGTGGTGGCCGCGGTCAGGAGGTTCGTCGACTGGCTGGCGTCGAGGGACTGGATGAGCTGGTGGCCCTTCTGGAGGCCCGACCGCCGACTGCAGCAGCTGATCGACGAGGCGGACGCCAACCCCAACGACGCCGCCAAGCAGAGCGCGCTCCTCCACGAGCTCAACAAGTTCAG CCCTGAAGATGTCATTAAAAGGTTTGAGCAGCGAAGCCATGCTGTGGATAGCAGGGGGGCCGCAGAGTACCTGCGGGCTCTTATTCTCACTAACAGTATAGCTGACTACCTTCCAGATGAACAATCTGGGAGGTCTGCAAGTCTGCCAGCCCTG TTGCAAGAGTTGAAGCAACGTGTATCTGGGAATGAGGACAAACCTTTCATGAACCCTGGGATATCAGAAAAGCAACCTTTACATGTTGTAATG GTTGACCCCAAATCTACAGGTAGATCAACACGTTTTGCTCAAGAAATCTTCTCAACGATCTTGTTTACAATTGCTGTCGGTGTGATGTG GGTGATGGGTGCTGCTGCACTTCAAAAGTATATCGGGAGCTTAGGTGGAATTGGGGCATCTGGTGTTGGTTCTAGCTCATCATATTCTCCAAAAGAGATTAATAAGGATATCATGCCAGAGAAG AATGTCAAGACATTTAAAGATGTCAAAGGTTGTGATGATGCAAAAAAGGAACTTGAGGAGGTAGTTGAGTATCTCAAAAACCCTTCAAAGTTCACTCGCCTTGGTGGAAAGCTACCTAAG GGCATACTTTTGACTGGTGCTCCAGGAACTGGGAAGACTCTACTAGCAAAG GCCATTGCTGGAGAAGCTGGCGTACCATTCTTTTACCGAGCAGGTTCTGAATTTGAGGAAAT GTTTGTTGGTGTTGGTGCTCGGAGAGTGAGGTCATTATTTCAAGCTGCAAAGAAGAAG GCGCCATGCAttgtcttcattgatgaaataGATGCTGTGGGTTCAACTAGAAAACAGTGGGAAGGGCACACAAAGAAGACATTGCATCAACTTCTTGTTGAGATGGATGGGTTTGAACAAAATGAG GGAATAATTGTGATGGCTGCAACAAACTTGCCAGATATTCTTGATCCTGCACTCACAAGACCTGGTAGATTTGATAGGCAT ATTGTTGTCCCAAGTCCAGATGTGCGGGGTCGCCAAGAGATTCTGGAGCTCTATTTGCAAGATAAGCCAGTGGCAAATGATGTAGATATCAATGCAATTGCCCGTAGTACACCTGGCTTTAATGGGGCCG ACCTAGCCAACCTTGTAAACATTGCAGCGATAAAGGCTGCAGTCGAAGGTGCTGACAAGTTGACTGCTACTCAGTTAGAGTTTGCCAAAGATCGTATTATCATGGGAACTGAGAGGAAATCAATGTTCATATCTGATGAATCAAGAAAG CTTACTGCGTACCATGAAAGTGGACATGCTATTGTTGCACTCAACACCCAGGGTGCTCACCCCATACACAAGGCAACTATCCTTCCTCGTGGGTCTGCCCTCGGAATGGTCACACAACTCCCCTCACAGGACGAGACTTCTATTAGCAAGAAACAACTCCTTGCACGTCTTGATGTTTGCATGGGTGGGAGGGTTGCTGAAGAGCTGATCTTTGGGGAAGACAATGTTACAACTGGGGCGAGAAATGACCTTCACACTGCAACAGAGCTTGCCCAGTACATG GTATCAAACTGTGGGATGAGTGAAGCTATCGGTCCTGTGCATGTGAAAGAGCGACCAAGTGTAGAGATGCAATCAAGGATAGATGCCGAG
- the LOC136450149 gene encoding ATP-dependent zinc metalloprotease FTSH 9, chloroplastic/mitochondrial-like isoform X1: MSALQASLLLRPLPSPLPPRRRLSLPSASASFPRGAHTPRRAPLRLRALVPGAPEPDASEPPAAASSAATAAAEAEPEPEPEPEATTAAQPAAMSGKEELVEKVRAWAMAVAAAVVAAVRRFVDWLASRDWMSWWPFWRPDRRLQQLIDEADANPNDAAKQSALLHELNKFSPEDVIKRFEQRSHAVDSRGAAEYLRALILTNSIADYLPDEQSGRSASLPALLQELKQRVSGNEDKPFMNPGISEKQPLHVVMVDPKSTGRSTRFAQEIFSTILFTIAVGVMWVMGAAALQKYIGSLGGIGASGVGSSSSYSPKEINKDIMPEKNVKTFKDVKGCDDAKKELEEVVEYLKNPSKFTRLGGKLPKGILLTGAPGTGKTLLAKAIAGEAGVPFFYRAGSEFEEMFVGVGARRVRSLFQAAKKKAPCIVFIDEIDAVGSTRKQWEGHTKKTLHQLLVEMDGFEQNEGIIVMAATNLPDILDPALTRPGRFDRHIVVPSPDVRGRQEILELYLQDKPVANDVDINAIARSTPGFNGADLANLVNIAAIKAAVEGADKLTATQLEFAKDRIIMGTERKSMFISDESRKLTAYHESGHAIVALNTQGAHPIHKATILPRGSALGMVTQLPSQDETSISKKQLLARLDVCMGGRVAEELIFGEDNVTTGARNDLHTATELAQYMVSNCGMSEAIGPVHVKERPSVEMQSRIDAEMVLQVVKLLREAYGRVKRLLKKHEKQLHALANALLEHETLTADEINKVVNPYQEEPQFSFQDEEFALT; this comes from the exons ATGAGCGCGCTCCAGgcctccctcctcctccgcccGCTCCCCTCGCCACTGCCCCCGCGCCGCCGGCTTTCGCttccctccgcctccgcctctttCCCCCGCGGTGCCCACACGCCCCGCCGTGCCCCGCTCCGCCTCCGCGCATTGGTCCCCGGCGCGCCGGAGCCCGACGCCTCCGAGCCGCCCGCGGCTGCGTCCTCggccgcgacggcggcggcggaggctgagcccgagccggagccggagccggaggccACGACGGCGGCGCAGCCCGCCGCGATGAGCGGGAAGGAGGAGCTGGTGGAAAAGGTTAGGGCCTGGGCCATGGCGGTCGCGGCCGCGGTGGTGGCCGCGGTCAGGAGGTTCGTCGACTGGCTGGCGTCGAGGGACTGGATGAGCTGGTGGCCCTTCTGGAGGCCCGACCGCCGACTGCAGCAGCTGATCGACGAGGCGGACGCCAACCCCAACGACGCCGCCAAGCAGAGCGCGCTCCTCCACGAGCTCAACAAGTTCAG CCCTGAAGATGTCATTAAAAGGTTTGAGCAGCGAAGCCATGCTGTGGATAGCAGGGGGGCCGCAGAGTACCTGCGGGCTCTTATTCTCACTAACAGTATAGCTGACTACCTTCCAGATGAACAATCTGGGAGGTCTGCAAGTCTGCCAGCCCTG TTGCAAGAGTTGAAGCAACGTGTATCTGGGAATGAGGACAAACCTTTCATGAACCCTGGGATATCAGAAAAGCAACCTTTACATGTTGTAATG GTTGACCCCAAATCTACAGGTAGATCAACACGTTTTGCTCAAGAAATCTTCTCAACGATCTTGTTTACAATTGCTGTCGGTGTGATGTG GGTGATGGGTGCTGCTGCACTTCAAAAGTATATCGGGAGCTTAGGTGGAATTGGGGCATCTGGTGTTGGTTCTAGCTCATCATATTCTCCAAAAGAGATTAATAAGGATATCATGCCAGAGAAG AATGTCAAGACATTTAAAGATGTCAAAGGTTGTGATGATGCAAAAAAGGAACTTGAGGAGGTAGTTGAGTATCTCAAAAACCCTTCAAAGTTCACTCGCCTTGGTGGAAAGCTACCTAAG GGCATACTTTTGACTGGTGCTCCAGGAACTGGGAAGACTCTACTAGCAAAG GCCATTGCTGGAGAAGCTGGCGTACCATTCTTTTACCGAGCAGGTTCTGAATTTGAGGAAAT GTTTGTTGGTGTTGGTGCTCGGAGAGTGAGGTCATTATTTCAAGCTGCAAAGAAGAAG GCGCCATGCAttgtcttcattgatgaaataGATGCTGTGGGTTCAACTAGAAAACAGTGGGAAGGGCACACAAAGAAGACATTGCATCAACTTCTTGTTGAGATGGATGGGTTTGAACAAAATGAG GGAATAATTGTGATGGCTGCAACAAACTTGCCAGATATTCTTGATCCTGCACTCACAAGACCTGGTAGATTTGATAGGCAT ATTGTTGTCCCAAGTCCAGATGTGCGGGGTCGCCAAGAGATTCTGGAGCTCTATTTGCAAGATAAGCCAGTGGCAAATGATGTAGATATCAATGCAATTGCCCGTAGTACACCTGGCTTTAATGGGGCCG ACCTAGCCAACCTTGTAAACATTGCAGCGATAAAGGCTGCAGTCGAAGGTGCTGACAAGTTGACTGCTACTCAGTTAGAGTTTGCCAAAGATCGTATTATCATGGGAACTGAGAGGAAATCAATGTTCATATCTGATGAATCAAGAAAG CTTACTGCGTACCATGAAAGTGGACATGCTATTGTTGCACTCAACACCCAGGGTGCTCACCCCATACACAAGGCAACTATCCTTCCTCGTGGGTCTGCCCTCGGAATGGTCACACAACTCCCCTCACAGGACGAGACTTCTATTAGCAAGAAACAACTCCTTGCACGTCTTGATGTTTGCATGGGTGGGAGGGTTGCTGAAGAGCTGATCTTTGGGGAAGACAATGTTACAACTGGGGCGAGAAATGACCTTCACACTGCAACAGAGCTTGCCCAGTACATG GTATCAAACTGTGGGATGAGTGAAGCTATCGGTCCTGTGCATGTGAAAGAGCGACCAAGTGTAGAGATGCAATCAAGGATAGATGCCGAG